A single Anopheles arabiensis isolate DONGOLA chromosome 2, AaraD3, whole genome shotgun sequence DNA region contains:
- the LOC120898828 gene encoding probable dolichyl pyrophosphate Glc1Man9GlcNAc2 alpha-1,3-glucosyltransferase: MFWHIFLLVSGVKLLFIPAYRSTDFEVHRNWLAITHSLPLSRWYYEKTSEWTLDYPPFFAYFEWLLSQVAKSFDPRMLDVKNLNYASEQTIVFQRFSVIVTDVIYALGVRRCLRALSAGSVNPTRSLLIGGALLLGNAGLLMVDHIHFQYNGFLFGVLLLSIGALMENRPLQSALLFAVLLNLKHIFMYVAPVYVVYLLRFYCLRDFTVGRAAVKLIKLATIVLGVCLLSFGPFYEHIPQVLSRLFPFKRGLTHAYWAPNFWALYNTADKALAVALGKVTKASSTGGLVQTFDHTVLPSITPSVTFALTGLAMVPVLLKLCTLKPSTSSVSLGRSFVRAIVLCGCTSFLFGWHVHEKAILMVLIPLTLLAIANQHDARWAVFLGIVAHYSLFPLLFKPELTLVKICLHALYTAVSVLLLKLIHRATFFRTVEFLYLAGFPVLCVYENIVHDAIGLRERLPFLPLLLISVYCAVGVLYFWVSYQVSFLTTNGGEMSTEKKKTK, from the exons ATGTTTTGGCACATATTTTTACTCGTTTCGGGCGTAAAGCTGCTGTTCATCCCAGCCTA CCGGTCCACCGACTTTGAGGTACACCGGAACTGGCTGGCAATCACGCACAGTTTGCCGCTGTCGCGATGGTACTACGAGAAAACGAGCGAATGGACGCTGGACTATCCGCCCTTCTTTGCCTACTTCGAGTGGCTACTGTCACAGGTGGCCAAATCGTTCGACCCGCGGATGCTGGACGTGAAGAATCTCAACTACGCTTCCGAGCAGACGATCGTTTTCCAGCGCTTCTCGGTCATCGTGACCGACGTGATCTACGCGCTCGGTGTGCGCCGTTGCCTGCGGGCACTAAGCGCCGGCAGTGTCAATCCGACCCGCTCCCTGCTCATCGGTGGCGCGCTGCTGCTCGGTAACGCCGGCCTGCTGATGGTGGACCACATCCACTTTCAGTACAATGGATTCCTGTTCGGCGTGCTGCTTCTCAGCATCGGTGCACTAATGGAAAACCGACCCCTGCAGTCGGCCCTGCTGTTTGCGGTGCTGCTGAACCTGAAGCATATCTTCATGTACGTCGCCCCtgtttatgttgtttatttgCTACGATTTTATTGCTTGCGCGATTTTACCGTCGGCCGGGCGGCGGTAAAACTAATCAAACTGGCCACCATCGTGCTGGGCGTGTGTTTACTATCGTTCGGTCCATTCTACGAGCACATTCCACAG GTCCTTTCCCGACTGTTTCCCTTCAAGCGTGGCCTCACGCATGCCTACTGGGCACCGAACTTTTGGGCGTTGTATAATACCGCCGATAAGGCACTGGCGGTGGCACTAGGAAAAGTGACCAAAGCATCCAGCACCGGTGGACTGGTGCAAACGTTCGACCATACCGTACTGCCGTCCATAACTCCTAGCGTAACGTTTGCCCTGACCGGGCTGGCAATGGTTCCCGTCCTGCTCAAGCTTTGCACACTAAAACCCTCCACCTCGAGCGTGTCACTCGGCCGCTCTTTCGTCCGGGCAATCGTGCTGTGCGGCTGTACCTCATTCCTTTTCGGCTGGCATGTGCACGAGAAAGCCATCCTGATGGTGCTGATTCCACTGACCCTGCTTGCCATCGCCAACCAGCACGATGCCCGGTGGGCCGTCTTTCTCGGCATCGTCGCCCATTATTCGCTCTTTCCGCTGCTGTTTAAGCCGGAACTTACGCTGGTAAAGATTTGTCTGCACGCGCTGTACACTGCGGTCAGTGTTTTGCTGCTAAAGCTCATTCATCGTGCAACATTCTTTCGCACGGTGGAGTTCCTGTACCTGGCCGGATTTCCCGTGCTTTGTGTGTACGAAAATATTGTGCACGATGCGATAGGGCTGCGGGAACGGTTACCCTTCCTGCCGCTGCTACTCATCAGTGTGTACTGTGCGGTGGGTGTGTTATACTTCTGGGTGTCTTACCAAGTGTCTTTCCTCACTACCAACGGGGGTGAAATGagcacagaaaagaaaaagactaAATAA
- the LOC120897595 gene encoding matrix metalloproteinase-2-like — MARYPLHLFGLCFLCLISLRLMHGAPAVPTKEMIDFMRRFGYLEKGPTQAEALYSGEAIIDAIKHVQKFGALPQTGVLDRRTIELMSAPRCGVVDVMQHDQSLRHRRYVIGSESWRKRRITYFIANWSSKVGEDAVAKFMAKAFGEWSKYSKLRFVRVYDPSADIIVGFGSGHHGDNYPFDGPGNVLAHAFYPYEMNAYGGDVHFDEDENWKENSTHLSEGVDFYSVAIHELGHSLGLAHSPVYSSLMFPYYKGIAQGTLDYDDILAMYQLYIQNPHITDEPDWMYTTEVSTTVDEYGTVTPAVPRLPDLDSEPHYPEPEPLPTSTPALSSTTEVYDIPITFVGDYETVDDHISRHHAQSPPPTSVTTPPEDLVPAAIPSYVPVPDICSGSFDAIGLLRGEIFIFKGAYLWRLTEKYRIKTGYPVRIWQVFRGFPKTVSHIDAVYERLDDNAIVLFSGRFYWVFDALNFLHPEVRPLTDFGLPEELRRIDAALVWPKNNKTYLFAGDRFWRYNDTAGEMDEGYPSSMDRWFGIPNNIDAATAVASGKTYFFKGNYYWLYNNERVRPERGYPRRTGNIWLGCR, encoded by the exons ATGGCTCGATATCCGTTGCATTTGTTTGGCTTGTGCTTCCTGTGTTTGATCAGTCTTCGATTGATGCACGGTGCTCCCGCAGTGCCGACGAAAGAAATG ATTGATTTTATGCGACGGTTTGGCTATCTGGAAAAGGGTCCTACACAGGCGGAAGCGCTGTACAGCGGGGAAGCAATTATCGATGCCATTAAGCATGTGCAGAAATTTGGCGCATTGCCACAGACGGGCGTTCTAGATCGAAGAACGATCGAG CTAATGTCAGCGCCCCGATGCGGCGTGGTCGACGTGATGCAGCACGATCAATCATTACGCCACCGGCGGTACGTGATCGGTTCGGAGAGCTGGCGGAAACGGCGCATAACATACTT CATCGCGAACTGGTCCAGCAAGGTTGGCGAGGACGCGGTGGCCAAGTTTATGGCCAAAGCGTTCGGCGAGTGGAGCAAGTACAGCAAGCTACGGTTCGTCCGCGTGTACGACCCGTCGGCGGACATCATCGTCGGGTTCGGCAGTGGCCACCACGGGGACAA CTACCCGTTCGACGGTCCGGGGAACGTGCTGGCCCACGCCTTCTATCCGTACGAAATGAACGCGTACGGTGGAGATGTCCACTTCGATGAGGACGAAAATTGGAAGGAAAACTCGACGCACCTGAGCGAGGGGGTGGACTTTTACTCGGTCGCGATACACGAGCTCGGCCATTCGCTCGGGCTGGCCCATTCGCCCGTCTACTCGTCGCTGATGTTCCCGTACTACAAGGGCATCGCCCAGGGCACGCTCGATTACGATGACATCTTGGCGATGTACCAGCTGTACA TTCAAAATCCTCACATCACGGACGAACCGGATTGGATGTACACTACCGAAGTGAGCACAACCGTGGACGAGTACGGTACCGTGACGCCGGCCGTCCCACGGCTGCCCGATTTGGACAGCGAACCGCACTACCCGGAACCGGAGCCACTCCCTACCAGTACGCCGGCCCTCTCCTCCACGACGGAAGTGTACGACATCCCGATCACGTTCGTCGGTGACTACGAAACGGTGGACGATCACATCAGCCGGCACCATGCGCAATCGCCGCCACCGACCAGTGTCACAACGCCACCGGAGGATCTGGTACCGGCTGCCATTCCCTCCTATGTGCCGGTGCCAGATATCTGCAGCGGCAGTTTCGACGCGATCGGGCTGCTCCGGGGCGAGATCTTCATCTTCAAGGGTGCGTACTTGTGGCGGCTGACGGAAAAGTACCGCATCAAGACCGGGTACCCGGTGCGCATCTGGCAGGTGTTTCGCGGGTTTCCCAAAACCGTCAGCCACATCGATGCCGTGTACGAGCGGCTCGATGATAATGCGATCGTACTGTTTTCCGGCCGCTTCTACTGGGTGTTTGATGCGCTCAACTTCCTGCACCCGGAAGTGCGGCCCCTGACAGACTTCGGGCTGCCGGAAGAGCTGCGACGCATCGATGCGGCACTGGTGTGGC cgaaaaacaacaagacgTACCTGTTTGCGGGCGATCGTTTCTGGCGGTACAACGACACGGccggcgaaatggacgaaggCTACCCGTCCTCCATGGACCGTTGGTTTGGCATTCCGAACAATATTGATGCCGCCACGGCTGTTGCTAGCG GCAAGACGTACTTCTTCAAAGGGAACTACTACTGGCTGTACAATAATGAGCGTGTCCGCCCGGAACGTGGATACCCTCGGCGGACGGGAAATATATGGCTCGGTTGCCGATAA